A genomic window from Phoenix dactylifera cultivar Barhee BC4 unplaced genomic scaffold, palm_55x_up_171113_PBpolish2nd_filt_p 000007F, whole genome shotgun sequence includes:
- the LOC103704567 gene encoding guanylate kinase 1-like — translation MGQEAPGNLLDIPDGLLSVGYDSESKGHQTATLVNDKIYVVEGSRDAAKLWIDVKIFDKSTGKWLIPTVLGTKPRPSNGHSAVPVNDDRILILKADCSADDCFWFLEVGSPYVKEQSKLLGAEVVAWSKGVVGEGPKPVVISGPSGVGKGTLISKLMKEFPTTFGFSVSHTTRAPREKEIDGVHYHFTERSTMEKEIRDGKFLESALVHGNLYGTSIEAVEAVAEAGKRCILDIDVQGARSVRSSSLEALFIFIRPPSFEELEKRLRSRRTETEEQVQKRLRNARAELEEGKSLGLFDHILVNDDLETCYENLKKLLMLDDGTNANYQPTVRSFEIPVSHSVSIKDQKILMRCGTSELGKAITSLFLLDVSSLKGGSPGQTRGLGVYAISSYAE, via the exons ATG GGACAGGAGGCGCCAGGTAATCTTTTAGATATTCCAGATGGACTTTTGTCTGTTGGCTATGATTCAGAATCCAAAGGCCATCAGACAGCTACTCTTGTCAACGACAAGATA TATGTGGTTGAAGGATCAAGGGATGCAGCGAAATTGTGGATTGATGTCAAAATTTTTGACAAGTCAACAGGAAAATG GTTAATTCCTACTGTATTGGGTACAAAACCGAGGCCATCAAATGGCCACTCAGCTGTTCCTGTAAACGATGATCGGATTTTAATTCTTAAGGCGGATTGTTCTGCAGATGACTGTTTCTGGTTTCTTGAG GTGGGCAGCCCATATGTAAAAGAACAAAGTAAGTTACTTGGTGCCGAGGTGGTTGCTTGGAGCAAGGGGGTTGTAGGTGAAGGCCCCAAGCCTGTAGTCATTAGTGGTCCCTCTGGAGTAGGTAAAGGCACACTAATTTCGAAGCTAATGAAAGAATTCCCAACAACCTTTGGATTTTCTGTGAGTCACACAACCCGAGCTCCAAGAGAAAAGGAGATTGATGGAGTTCACTACCACTTCACTGAACGAAGCACCATGGAGAAAGAGATAAGAGACGGGAAATTCCTTGAATCAGCATTAGTTCATGGAAATCTTTATGGAACAAGTATTGAAGCAGTTGAAGCAGTCGCAGAAGCTGGAAAG AGATGCATCCTCGATATTGATGTTCAAGGTGCTAGATCTGTGAGGTCTAGTTCCCTTGAAGCATTATTTATCTTTATCCGCCCACCTTCATTTGAGGAACTTGAGAAGCGCCTTCGTTCAAG GCGAACGGAGACCGAGGAACAGGTCCAAAAGAGACTTAGAAATGCACGAGCAGAACTTGAGGAAGGAAAATCTCTGGGTCTATTTGATCATATCTTGGTGAATGATGACCTGGAAACATGTTATGAGAATCTTAAG AAATTACTCATGTTAGATGATGGCACTAATGCTAATTATCAGCCGA CTGTGAGAAGTTTCGAAATTCCCGTGAGTCACTCGGTGTCCATCAAAGACCAAAAAATTCTGATGCGCTGTGGAACTTCTGAACTAGGAAAAGCAATCACTAGCTT ATTTTTGCTTGATGTATCCTCACTTAAAGGAGGCTCTCCTGGCCAGACGAGAGGACTCGGTGTATATGCCATCAGCTCATATGCAGAATGA